TGATGAGGCCCGGCTTGATCTGGTCCGTGTAGTCGGACACAGCGAACTTGCGGAGAGCCATATAGTCGATAGCGGTTGCAAGAGCACGGCGGAAGCGCTTGTCGTTAAGCGGCTCCTTCATCGTGTTGATGATGAGCATCGGCATTGCACCCGGCAAGAAATACGGCGGTTCATTGAGCCATGTATGTACGCCAGCGCCAGCCTTGCGGTTGATACGCGGGATGTAGCTCTGGGATGCGTCGAGGTTGCCGCTACGCATAGCGATGGTGTTGTGTTCGTTGTTCTTGTAAATCGGATGAACGATATACTTCGGAGCAGGGAGCTGACCATTGTGGAGAGCGGCATTGCCCCAGTAGTCGTCACGGCGTTCAAGAATAATCTTGTTCGGGTCGGCACTGCGGAGAGCATACGGGCCGGAAACAACCGGATTCTGGTCCATCGGGAGTTTCTTCACTTCGTCCTTGGAGCCAAGCTTTTCGATAAGCGGTTCAAACACGTGAGCAGGGACAATGCGGATAGCCTGCAACAAGTCAAGAACAGAAAGCGGGTTGTTGCGCTGCTTCTTGTTGATGAGGAAAGCAACTCGTTCCACCTCACCTGCCGGTTCGGATTTAACAGTATCGACGTGGATTGCGGAAATCTGTTCGCTAGTGTTGATGGAACCCATCGTGTAGATGAACTTCACGTCACGAGATGTGACCTTTTCACCATCGCTCCACTTTGCGGCCGGGTTCAAGTCAACGACGATAGAATCGTTGTTCCTGCTCACGAGAGAGCCGAGGAGGGATTCAATTTCACCCGTCAAAGAGTTGTAGGTGAGAAGCGGTTCGTACATCAAGTTGAAACGACCACTCACAGGCCAGGTTGTCATCCAGCTTTCTGCAAGGGGGTTGAACGTACCAGGAGCATCATTCTGCTGCCCAGACAAGTAGAGCGTTTCCTGACGCGGCAAGGAACCGCTGGCAAGCTCGTCTTGCGATGAGCTACCGCACCCAAAAAGTGCGCCAGTTGCCGAAAGCACCAAGGCCGTTCTAGCAATCGATTTCAATCCAATCATTTGAGTCCTCTTAGAATAGGGCCTTTGCAGGGGCCCCTTTTAATTGAAAATTCAAATCTAATATAGATTATTCCAATTCAAAATTATTTTCGAAAGAAATAAAAAAGCCTTGATGATTTCTCAAAACGGATTAACAAAATTTTACATTTAGGAATGTTTACAAACTAGTTGTTGGTCAACAGTCATTGGCCATTAGTTATTGGATAACAGCTGGAAGAGCTACGATTCTTCAGCGCCGCCAGCGCAGTATTCAGCGACTTGTTCGCGAAGTTTTGTGCCACGCACTTTGCCAAGCAAATCAATGATGTCTTCGAGCGGAGCGTCCATAAACGCTTCGGCACTCTTGTACTTGCTCAGAATCTTGATGCGGGTTTCGTGCCCGACGCCAGGCATTTTGAGCCATTCGACTTCGAGGTCTTTTTTGCGCTTGCTACGCTGGTACGTAATAGCAAATCGGTGCGCCTCGTCGCGAGCGTTCTGCAAAAGCTTCAACGCGGGACTCGTGCGGTGTAACACGATACTTTTGCGGTCATCAGGGAACACGATTTCTTCAAGACGCTTTGCAAGCCCAATCAGCGGCAAGTCCTTATCGTGACCAAGTTCCTTTAAAATCTGCATCGTGGCATCGACCTGGCCTTTACCGCCATCGCACACCCACAAGTCGGGCATCGGAATTCCTTCTTCTTCCAAACGGCGGATGCGGCGGGTCATCACTTCGCGCATGCTTGCAAAGTCATCGACACCCGTTACAGTCTTGATGATAAACTTTCGATAATTGCTCTTGTCGGGGCGCCCGTTCTTAAACGCGACCAAGCTCGCCACGGTGTTCGTACCGGACAAATGCGAAATATCCACGCATTCGATACGGAACGGAGTCTTCTTTAAGCCGAGAACTTTTTGCAGTTCGAAAACGCTGCTGTCGATTTCGCTGTACTTCTGCACTTCGGCGCGCATTTCCACGAGAATCATGTCGGCATTCGCGGAGGCGAGTTTCAGGAACCCGAGCTTTTCACCGCGCTGCGGATTCGTGAGCACGACCTTGTGCGTCGTCTTGGACGCAAGCGCCTGTTCAATAGATTCTCGTTCCGCCATGTCCGTCGGGAGCGGCACATCCGTTGCAATTTCGCCCGGAATAAATTCCACGTCCATGTACCATTGCACCACCATCTGGCGGAAAATTTCCGTTTCGTCATCTTCGAGCTTGCATTCCAGGCGGTAGTGGCGGCGCCCGCAAAGCACGCCGTTGCGGTACTCGAAAATCACGGCGGCAGCCATCGTGCCGTTACGCTTAAGCGAGAGCACGTCCACACAGAGGCTTGCATCGGACACATCCGTTTTCTGGTGCGCGCTCGTCGCCTTGAGCGCCTGAATCGCGTCGCGCTTTTTCGCCGCCGTCTCAAAATCCATGCGTTCGCTCGCCTCGAGCATTTCGCGTTCCCAAAGTTGAATCAAGTCATCGCGTTTGCCACCCAAGAGCATCTGCGTCTGCGCCACTTTTTTCTGGTATTCTTCACGCGTCACAAGCCCCGCACACGGAGCACCACAGCGCCCGATGTGGTAATTGAGGCAAGGGCGCACAGGCCGATTGAGTGGCAACTTCAGCTTGCATTCACGAATCTGGAACAGTCTCGCCGCAATATCCTGCAGCTGGCGGATCATACGCGAGCTCATATAAGGCCCGTAATACAAGCAGCCATCCTTCTTGACCGAACGGCTCAAAAAGAGCCTCGGGAAAGGTTCATTCACAGAGAACGCGAGATACGGAAAATGCTTATCGTCCTTGAGCAATACGTTGTACTTAGGCGTATGCTTTCGGATGAGGTTTGCTTCCAGGATGAGCGCTTCGGTTTCGCTCTCGGTGATAATCCACTCGATATCGCGGATATACGGGAGCATGAGCGTCGCCGCACGGTGGCCGGCATGGTCGCTGCCGTCAAAGTAGCTCGACACGCGGTTCTTCAGGACCTTCGCCTTCCCTATATATATAATCTTCCCCTGGGCGTTCTTCATGATGTACACCCCAGGTAGCAGAGGGAGTTCCGCCAGTCGCCGCTCAATGTGTTCACTTACTGGAATCATGTAAATTCAAATCTATTTAATTTTTTATATTGTCGCGCCCCAATAAAATCAACCCCTTACCTTTTCTCATTTATGAAATGGTGATCCCCGAATAAATCGGGGATGACAGCATAAAAGACAGGAGATCGCAAAGCCTCAAAAAAACGAAAATACAAAGGTCATTTTACATTTTATCATACTCTAGTTACAAGAAAATTTTATATATCTTACATAGTAAGTTTCGCACCCCGCCAAATATGGAGAAATAATGAATTTCGAAAACATGAACTTGTTGTCGCAGAAGGTTGAAAGCGTCCTCGGAACAGTACGCGCCCTGCGTGAAGAAAACGCCAAACTCAAACAGCTTCTGGAAGGCAAAGACGCCCAGGCTGAAGACCAGAAAAACCTATTGGACTCTGCCAACGCAAAGATCGCCGACTACGAAGCCGCCCTCAATGCAAGAGCCAACCAGGCGGCCGCTCAGGACGAAGCCATCAACGAAAAGAATGGCATCATCGACAACTTGAACGCACAAATTAACGAAAAAAACGGCATCATCGATGCTCTCAATGGTCAAGTCGCCGAAAAAGACAACACCATCAATTCTTTGAACGGACAAGTTAACGAAAAGAATGGCATTATCGACAGCCTCAACGGCCAGATCAACGAAAAGAACGGTATCATTGACGCCCTTAACGGCCAGGTCGCCGAAAAGAATGGCATCATCGATTCCCTCAACGGCCAGGTTGCCGAAAAGAACGGCATCATCGATTCCCTCAACGGCCAAGTCGCCGAAAAGAATGGCATCATCGATTCTCTTAACGGCCAAATGGACGAAAAGAACAACATCATCGATTGCCTCAACGGTCAGGTCGCCGAAAAGAACGACATCATCGACAACCTTAACAACCAAGTCCAGAACCAGGGCAACGAAATTTCCGAAGCCCAGAGCAAGTTCCAGCAGCTCCTTTCTACGATTGAAAGCGAACTCGGTACCGAAATCAACATCAACAACGAGCCGGCAGCAGAACAAGCACCTGCTGAACAGGCAGAAAACAAACCTCAAGAAGAAAACCCTGACCTGTTCGCGAGCAATGGAGGCTCGCAACCCGGTTTTTTCGGCTAAGGTGGTTGTTGGATAACGATCCATTCGGCGTAGGAATGAAATAATATGGCAAACGAGACACTTAGATCAGTCAGCATTAACGTCGCTCAAGAACGCATCCACATCCGCACAGACTTGCCCGATACGGACTTGAAGGAAATCGTCGATTTCATCGAAAGTCGTCTCGATAATTCCTCGAAATTTAAACTGGAACTGAAGAAGCAGCTGTGCCTACTGGCTGTGGAGCTCACTTCCG
This genomic stretch from Fibrobacter sp. UWB2 harbors:
- a CDS encoding ABC transporter substrate-binding protein, with the protein product MIGLKSIARTALVLSATGALFGCGSSSQDELASGSLPRQETLYLSGQQNDAPGTFNPLAESWMTTWPVSGRFNLMYEPLLTYNSLTGEIESLLGSLVSRNNDSIVVDLNPAAKWSDGEKVTSRDVKFIYTMGSINTSEQISAIHVDTVKSEPAGEVERVAFLINKKQRNNPLSVLDLLQAIRIVPAHVFEPLIEKLGSKDEVKKLPMDQNPVVSGPYALRSADPNKIILERRDDYWGNAALHNGQLPAPKYIVHPIYKNNEHNTIAMRSGNLDASQSYIPRINRKAGAGVHTWLNEPPYFLPGAMPMLIINTMKEPLNDKRFRRALATAIDYMALRKFAVSDYTDQIKPGLIMPTHLEGKYISDEDLAKYGVKLTITDEKERVETVKQMLSEAGYKSVWNDDGTLDHMENAKGEKIPTMYITSPNGWTDWEAMVTIAVEGMRKAGIDIREGFVDGGSYWPAMGLGNFDLIMHKPVADVTPSLPWSRFNEIMASRDWQPLGSWAGVNIGRYNQPGTEGFRPEVDKLLNAIPLMKNADSIATAYRELNRIFMEDQPSIPLVYLPEQFYEFSDRVWTNWPTAENPYAPAQLPWVASGTKTLWNLKLAK
- the uvrC gene encoding excinuclease ABC subunit UvrC, which encodes MIPVSEHIERRLAELPLLPGVYIMKNAQGKIIYIGKAKVLKNRVSSYFDGSDHAGHRAATLMLPYIRDIEWIITESETEALILEANLIRKHTPKYNVLLKDDKHFPYLAFSVNEPFPRLFLSRSVKKDGCLYYGPYMSSRMIRQLQDIAARLFQIRECKLKLPLNRPVRPCLNYHIGRCGAPCAGLVTREEYQKKVAQTQMLLGGKRDDLIQLWEREMLEASERMDFETAAKKRDAIQALKATSAHQKTDVSDASLCVDVLSLKRNGTMAAAVIFEYRNGVLCGRRHYRLECKLEDDETEIFRQMVVQWYMDVEFIPGEIATDVPLPTDMAERESIEQALASKTTHKVVLTNPQRGEKLGFLKLASANADMILVEMRAEVQKYSEIDSSVFELQKVLGLKKTPFRIECVDISHLSGTNTVASLVAFKNGRPDKSNYRKFIIKTVTGVDDFASMREVMTRRIRRLEEEGIPMPDLWVCDGGKGQVDATMQILKELGHDKDLPLIGLAKRLEEIVFPDDRKSIVLHRTSPALKLLQNARDEAHRFAITYQRSKRKKDLEVEWLKMPGVGHETRIKILSKYKSAEAFMDAPLEDIIDLLGKVRGTKLREQVAEYCAGGAEES
- a CDS encoding glycosyl transferase family 2 → MNFENMNLLSQKVESVLGTVRALREENAKLKQLLEGKDAQAEDQKNLLDSANAKIADYEAALNARANQAAAQDEAINEKNGIIDNLNAQINEKNGIIDALNGQVAEKDNTINSLNGQVNEKNGIIDSLNGQINEKNGIIDALNGQVAEKNGIIDSLNGQVAEKNGIIDSLNGQVAEKNGIIDSLNGQMDEKNNIIDCLNGQVAEKNDIIDNLNNQVQNQGNEISEAQSKFQQLLSTIESELGTEININNEPAAEQAPAEQAENKPQEENPDLFASNGGSQPGFFG